In Halorhabdus rudnickae, the following proteins share a genomic window:
- a CDS encoding universal stress protein, translating to MTETIALLLAEGDRTSPHVERAIERASEEDATLHGVYVIDAWRFGEYSVYGWEELAREIETEKSEAVLGEIRERCAERGVDFESAVTEGKPEKVIQSCADAHDVDCIVCRHPDGSGRQTQSPKLLDRLGDESGATVEVV from the coding sequence ATGACGGAAACCATCGCCCTACTCCTGGCCGAGGGAGACCGGACGAGCCCGCACGTCGAACGGGCCATCGAGAGAGCAAGCGAAGAGGACGCGACGCTGCACGGGGTTTATGTGATCGACGCCTGGCGGTTCGGCGAGTACTCGGTCTACGGGTGGGAAGAACTGGCCCGAGAGATAGAGACCGAGAAGAGCGAGGCGGTGCTGGGGGAAATCCGGGAGCGCTGTGCAGAACGAGGGGTCGACTTCGAATCGGCAGTCACAGAGGGCAAGCCCGAAAAAGTGATCCAGTCGTGCGCAGACGCACACGATGTCGATTGCATCGTCTGTCGCCATCCCGACGGTTCAGGCCGTCAGACCCAGTCCCCGAAACTACTCGACCGGCTTGGCGACGAATCCGGCGCAACCGTCGAGGTCGTCTGA
- a CDS encoding DUF2249 domain-containing protein: protein MEQRTDAYESTLDAREIEGEPFDDIMAALEELPADGTLLLINSFEPEPLYDVLETRGFRYETEQVGPQEWHVEIQEA, encoded by the coding sequence ATGGAGCAACGCACCGACGCATACGAATCGACGCTCGACGCCCGAGAGATCGAGGGCGAACCGTTCGATGACATCATGGCAGCCCTCGAAGAACTCCCTGCTGACGGGACGTTACTCCTGATCAATAGCTTCGAGCCCGAGCCGCTGTACGATGTTCTCGAAACGCGCGGGTTCAGATACGAGACCGAACAGGTCGGCCCCCAGGAGTGGCACGTCGAGATCCAAGAGGCCTAA
- a CDS encoding MOSC domain-containing protein has translation MAQIERLRVYPLKGLDGIEVSNASVLEGGTLEHDREFALFDADGDVLNGKRTDRVHALETDFDPAIGVLNVQPPDSDRLEFDLESEADRRRAETWFGEFFGENLTLRREESLGFVDRREMGPSVVSTATLTAVASWFEEMTVDSVRRRLRANVEVSGVPAFWEDRFVGDGAPAFQAAGVRFEGVTPCGRCVVPERDPDTGEPTPGFRERFVEMRERTFPEWADSDAFEHYYTLMLIASIPASDRGSTVAVGDQIEIVE, from the coding sequence ATGGCACAGATCGAGCGCCTTCGCGTGTATCCACTCAAGGGCCTCGACGGGATCGAGGTCTCGAATGCCTCCGTCCTCGAGGGCGGGACTCTCGAGCACGACCGGGAGTTTGCCCTCTTCGACGCCGACGGCGATGTCCTCAACGGCAAACGAACCGATCGTGTCCACGCGTTGGAAACCGACTTCGATCCGGCGATCGGTGTACTGAACGTCCAACCGCCGGATTCGGACCGACTGGAATTCGACCTCGAGTCGGAGGCGGACCGTCGGCGGGCGGAAACGTGGTTCGGCGAGTTCTTCGGCGAAAACCTGACGTTGCGCCGCGAGGAGTCCCTCGGATTCGTCGACCGCCGGGAGATGGGCCCATCGGTCGTTAGCACGGCCACCCTCACAGCCGTCGCGTCGTGGTTCGAGGAGATGACGGTCGATAGTGTGCGGCGTCGCCTTCGAGCCAACGTCGAAGTGTCCGGCGTGCCCGCGTTCTGGGAGGACCGTTTCGTCGGCGATGGCGCGCCGGCCTTCCAGGCGGCCGGTGTTCGCTTCGAAGGGGTGACGCCCTGTGGGCGGTGCGTCGTCCCTGAGCGCGATCCCGACACCGGCGAGCCGACGCCGGGCTTCCGCGAGCGGTTCGTCGAGATGCGCGAGCGGACGTTCCCGGAGTGGGCCGACAGCGATGCGTTTGAGCACTACTATACGCTGATGCTCATCGCGTCGATCCCCGCTTCGGACAGGGGGTCGACGGTCGCAGTCGGCGATCAGATCGAGATCGTCGAGTGA
- a CDS encoding DUF2249 domain-containing protein — protein MPATTLDLREVPPPERHPKIHDAFENLESGEVLEIINDHEPKPLFYEFQAEVESFDADNYAVTCKDEGTFVATLPKK, from the coding sequence ATGCCAGCGACGACACTCGATCTCAGAGAAGTCCCGCCTCCGGAACGCCATCCGAAGATCCACGACGCGTTCGAGAACTTGGAAAGCGGTGAAGTCCTGGAGATCATCAACGACCATGAACCGAAACCCCTGTTCTACGAGTTCCAGGCCGAAGTCGAGTCGTTCGACGCCGACAACTACGCCGTGACGTGCAAGGACGAGGGGACGTTCGTCGCGACGCTTCCAAAGAAGTGA
- a CDS encoding HEAT repeat domain-containing protein: protein MTDPDGEFPTGSDSEPTENDGYHPDVTVSRDDVEMGEATEADFTAPDTDPVVNESVTDLLDRLESETATERQRAVLALSEQDPGEATLATLSALASDDPDALVRQFAVEVLGNLAAPTPEGVLAALEDSDPWVRAEAIVALDHLDQERHAERIAAALEDEHHAVRRNAVISLWKSQGDDALEELLALADDESDRVREWVAELLGRIDHPDAERALADLRNDEESIVAKTAAHALEEVNSTPGPPGGTAPNGTDPTGSRDRPPRL from the coding sequence ATGACTGATCCCGACGGCGAGTTCCCTACCGGCAGCGATTCAGAACCAACCGAAAACGACGGATACCATCCGGACGTGACTGTCAGCCGCGACGACGTCGAGATGGGCGAGGCGACGGAAGCCGACTTCACAGCCCCAGACACCGACCCCGTCGTCAACGAGAGTGTGACCGACCTTCTCGACCGTCTGGAAAGCGAGACGGCGACCGAGCGCCAGCGGGCTGTCCTGGCGCTTTCCGAGCAGGATCCGGGCGAGGCCACACTCGCGACACTGTCAGCCCTCGCGAGTGACGATCCTGACGCGCTCGTCCGGCAGTTCGCCGTCGAGGTGCTGGGCAACCTCGCGGCACCGACGCCGGAAGGTGTCCTGGCTGCCCTTGAGGACTCCGACCCGTGGGTTCGCGCGGAGGCGATCGTCGCCCTCGATCATCTCGATCAGGAAAGACACGCCGAGCGGATCGCGGCCGCCCTGGAAGACGAGCACCATGCAGTCCGGCGAAACGCCGTCATCTCGCTGTGGAAAAGTCAGGGTGATGACGCCCTGGAGGAACTGCTCGCCCTGGCCGACGACGAGTCCGATCGCGTCCGAGAGTGGGTCGCTGAACTCCTCGGCCGGATCGACCACCCGGACGCCGAGCGGGCACTGGCCGACCTCCGGAACGACGAGGAGTCCATCGTCGCGAAGACTGCCGCGCATGCGCTCGAAGAAGTCAACTCGACACCAGGGCCGCCCGGCGGAACCGCCCCGAATGGAACCGATCCGACCGGATCGCGTGACCGGCCGCCACGGCTTTGA
- a CDS encoding phosphate ABC transporter permease — translation MSGRVAPLGSIGIPTTVRGINITDVDRDVLATPATLTAVALLGVRLAINARVTAPLDLVGLQTALVPLATLVCAGSVLAIAVLDGEGYETVGLAFVGVFGVIGTIARPAYTPAVVAIIAGTALATGSQLNAEVDRRIGPSLVAFVLVCGLATSLIGTFGVEPATTRSIGSQLTLLGIAGTPIFLSRGHVDWLFGALGAGLLIALGVIAPFLLGATGLVAGGIVGASVPVMALAVGGLTTTASAALRRRHDGAVLGAGLLLFAGIPATIPRALALVLALTLLVGSRPGGVIDD, via the coding sequence ATGAGCGGACGCGTCGCACCACTCGGCTCTATCGGCATTCCCACGACAGTGCGTGGGATCAATATCACGGACGTAGATCGGGACGTGCTCGCAACACCGGCTACGCTGACCGCAGTGGCACTGTTAGGCGTCCGACTCGCAATCAACGCCCGTGTTACGGCCCCGCTCGATCTGGTTGGCCTCCAGACGGCCCTCGTGCCCCTGGCGACACTCGTCTGTGCCGGGTCAGTGCTCGCAATCGCCGTACTCGATGGTGAGGGCTACGAGACGGTCGGGCTGGCGTTCGTCGGCGTTTTCGGCGTGATCGGAACGATCGCCCGGCCGGCGTATACGCCCGCGGTCGTGGCGATCATCGCGGGGACGGCTCTCGCGACGGGTAGTCAGCTGAACGCAGAGGTGGATCGTCGGATCGGCCCGTCGCTCGTCGCTTTCGTCCTCGTCTGTGGACTGGCGACGTCCCTGATCGGGACCTTCGGCGTCGAACCGGCCACGACCCGCTCGATCGGTTCGCAGTTGACGCTACTGGGGATCGCAGGAACACCGATCTTTCTCTCGCGGGGTCACGTGGACTGGCTGTTCGGTGCACTGGGGGCCGGCCTGCTGATCGCCCTGGGCGTGATCGCACCGTTCTTGCTCGGTGCGACCGGGCTCGTGGCGGGCGGGATAGTCGGGGCGTCGGTCCCGGTGATGGCGCTTGCCGTGGGCGGGCTGACGACGACTGCGAGCGCTGCACTGCGGCGACGCCACGACGGCGCTGTGCTGGGCGCGGGACTGTTGCTGTTCGCAGGGATCCCTGCGACGATTCCCCGTGCCCTCGCGCTCGTTCTCGCGTTGACCCTACTGGTCGGATCGCGTCCCGGAGGTGTAATCGATGACTGA
- a CDS encoding molecular chaperone TorD family protein codes for MSDTNTGVDPNGDDRLDPDEVRADPAARGVLYQSLARAFEHPTEDLHTSLVDGGVRNGLSDAIAQTPLDVSVPDLDPGDDYEGLSARYNRLFALGNAVVTDRTDGSVEKDGPVVSLYESSHRADATWETINVDLARAYEYYGLSVDEDERDHHDNLGLQLEFAGYLARREALGENDAAAARRDFLDRHLTVFAASLREELAETEAAGVYADLAILLDRVVTADHAALADRLEDDRSAGHREVTW; via the coding sequence ATGAGCGACACGAACACCGGCGTGGATCCAAACGGGGATGATCGGCTCGACCCCGACGAAGTGCGAGCCGATCCCGCCGCCCGAGGCGTCCTCTATCAATCGCTGGCCCGAGCGTTCGAGCATCCGACCGAGGACCTCCACACCAGTCTCGTCGACGGCGGTGTGAGAAACGGACTCAGCGACGCCATCGCACAGACCCCCCTGGATGTGTCCGTCCCGGATCTCGATCCAGGGGACGACTATGAAGGACTCAGCGCGCGGTACAACCGACTGTTCGCCCTCGGAAACGCTGTCGTCACCGACCGGACGGACGGCTCGGTCGAGAAGGACGGGCCGGTGGTATCACTGTACGAATCCAGCCATCGTGCGGACGCGACCTGGGAGACGATCAACGTCGATCTGGCGAGAGCCTACGAGTACTACGGCCTCTCTGTCGACGAGGACGAACGCGATCACCACGACAACCTCGGGTTACAACTGGAGTTTGCGGGCTATCTCGCCCGGCGTGAGGCCCTCGGCGAGAACGACGCCGCGGCCGCCCGCCGAGACTTTCTGGATCGACACCTGACCGTCTTCGCGGCTTCGTTGCGCGAGGAACTCGCGGAAACCGAGGCCGCCGGTGTCTACGCCGATCTGGCCATCCTCCTCGATCGAGTAGTCACGGCGGATCACGCGGCTCTGGCCGACCGACTCGAAGACGATCGTTCGGCCGGGCATCGCGAGGTGACCTGGTGA
- a CDS encoding ethylbenzene dehydrogenase-related protein → MTEIDRGGRPLLVAGLLAGLLVASAALAPLIADARPAREIPVENVDDSLADPTADGWSDVPAATVPLASAPSGVPNADDTTVREVDVEAAQTDEKLFVRLRWVDPSSDRLESSPRAFADMAALQFPVNASTQPAIAMGSERNMVNVWQWSATENTQELLAGGPGTTTVFQQPAVSTEATRATVGEEDGWSVVFARDLDASVDNRTMLTADADLSVALGIWNGENSERAGQKAVSEWYYFPFGPDDGGAPFQAILWAVAGAAIALVIAVTALSVRQAREEGES, encoded by the coding sequence ATGACTGAAATCGATCGGGGGGGTCGACCGCTGCTGGTTGCCGGGTTGCTCGCGGGCCTGCTGGTCGCCAGCGCCGCGCTCGCGCCGCTGATCGCCGACGCCCGTCCGGCTCGTGAGATCCCGGTCGAGAACGTCGATGATTCGCTGGCCGATCCGACAGCTGACGGATGGAGCGACGTGCCGGCGGCCACCGTTCCGCTGGCGAGTGCACCCAGCGGCGTTCCGAATGCCGACGACACGACCGTCCGCGAGGTCGACGTCGAAGCAGCACAGACAGACGAAAAGCTGTTCGTCCGGCTGCGCTGGGTCGATCCCAGCAGCGATCGATTGGAGAGTTCACCCCGTGCGTTCGCCGACATGGCCGCTCTCCAGTTCCCCGTCAACGCGAGTACTCAGCCGGCGATCGCGATGGGCAGTGAGCGCAATATGGTCAATGTCTGGCAGTGGTCGGCCACCGAAAACACCCAGGAACTGCTCGCTGGAGGTCCTGGCACGACAACAGTCTTCCAGCAACCCGCGGTGAGCACCGAAGCGACCCGAGCCACCGTCGGCGAGGAAGACGGCTGGAGCGTCGTCTTCGCGCGCGATCTGGACGCGTCGGTCGATAACCGGACAATGTTGACCGCCGACGCGGACCTCAGCGTCGCCCTCGGGATCTGGAACGGGGAGAATAGCGAACGCGCCGGCCAGAAGGCTGTCAGCGAATGGTACTACTTCCCGTTCGGGCCCGACGACGGCGGCGCACCGTTCCAGGCGATTCTCTGGGCCGTCGCCGGCGCGGCGATCGCGCTGGTGATCGCCGTCACCGCCCTCAGCGTCCGGCAGGCCCGAGAGGAGGGCGAATCGTGA
- the narH gene encoding nitrate reductase subunit beta — translation MAHDDVEIADGVDHQVAMVMDLNKCIGCQTCTVACKTLWTEREGTEYMYWNNVETRPGQGYPRDWESKGGGWESEEHNERSVGEIPSQEDYGEAWEFDHEGILKEGEDKALKPEGGDPEWGPNWDEDQGAGEHPNNYYFYFPRICNHCTHPSCVEACPRKALYKREEDGVVLVDQDRCRGYRYCVEGCPYKKVYYNAVTKRSEKCVFCYPRIEGEGPDDEVHPPACADQCTTQLRMVGYLDDQDGPIYKLVEQYEVALPLHPEYQTTPNVYYIPPTAPPQHSEDGETVDVERIPRSYLEELFGEQVNDALDTIERERAKVERGGHSELMEILQDKNPAQQYRLEAFDDD, via the coding sequence ATGGCTCACGACGACGTCGAAATCGCTGACGGGGTGGACCACCAGGTCGCGATGGTGATGGACCTCAACAAGTGCATCGGGTGTCAGACCTGCACGGTCGCTTGCAAGACGCTCTGGACCGAGCGGGAGGGCACCGAGTACATGTACTGGAACAACGTCGAGACCCGTCCCGGGCAAGGCTACCCTCGCGACTGGGAATCGAAGGGCGGTGGTTGGGAATCCGAAGAGCACAACGAACGCTCCGTCGGCGAGATCCCATCCCAGGAGGACTACGGCGAGGCCTGGGAGTTCGACCACGAGGGAATCCTCAAAGAGGGCGAAGACAAGGCCCTCAAACCGGAAGGCGGCGATCCCGAGTGGGGGCCAAACTGGGACGAGGACCAGGGTGCCGGCGAGCATCCCAACAACTACTACTTCTACTTCCCGCGGATCTGCAACCACTGCACCCATCCCTCCTGTGTGGAGGCCTGCCCCCGGAAGGCGCTGTACAAGCGCGAGGAGGACGGCGTCGTTCTGGTCGACCAGGACCGTTGCCGGGGCTACCGCTACTGCGTCGAGGGCTGTCCCTACAAGAAAGTCTACTACAACGCCGTCACGAAGCGCTCCGAGAAGTGCGTCTTCTGTTACCCGCGTATCGAGGGCGAAGGACCCGACGACGAGGTCCACCCGCCAGCCTGTGCCGATCAGTGTACGACGCAACTCCGCATGGTCGGCTATCTCGACGATCAGGATGGCCCGATCTACAAGCTCGTCGAGCAGTACGAGGTCGCCCTGCCCCTCCATCCGGAGTACCAGACGACGCCGAACGTCTACTACATCCCGCCGACTGCGCCGCCCCAACACTCCGAGGACGGCGAGACCGTCGACGTCGAGCGCATCCCGCGGTCGTACCTCGAAGAACTGTTCGGCGAGCAGGTAAACGACGCCTTGGACACGATCGAACGCGAGCGCGCGAAAGTCGAACGCGGCGGCCACAGCGAACTCATGGAGATCCTCCAGGACAAGAACCCGGCCCAGCAGTACCGTTTGGAGGCGTTCGATGATGACTGA
- a CDS encoding nitrate reductase subunit alpha yields the protein MSDANPSDDSTDGLSRRDFLLGAGAAGVVGATGLTVADRALDGLEAVDDPIGNYPYRDWEDFYREEWDWDSVARSTHSVNCTGSCSWDVYVKNGQVWREQQANDYPRFDESLPDPNPRGCQKGACYNDYVDAEQRVQYPMRRTGERGAGEWERISWDEALTEIAEHVIEEIQDGRYDAISGFTPIPAMSPVSFASGSRLINLLGGVSHSFYDWYSDLPPGQPITWGHQTDNAESADWHNAEYIIAWGSNINVTRIPDAKYFLDAGYEGAKRVGIFSDYSQTAVHTDEWIAPNSGTDTALALGMARTIVEENRYDEAHLKEQSDMPLLVRDDTGKFLRASEVPGLSVDAEEPEKVMVMQDSEGTLRAAPGSLGEREAKYDDSLSIELDFDPQLAVDATVQTTDGQISVTSVWNNLREELANYTPEYVHEETGVGAETHQKIAREFAEVDRAKIIHGKGVNDWYHNDLGNRAIQLLVTLTGHIGRNGTGVDHYVGQEKIWTFHGWKSLSFPTGSVRGVPTTLWTYYHAGILENTDPDTRAKIEESVEKGWMPVYPEERENGTRPDPSTMFVWRGNFFNQAKGNVAVEEVLWDKLDLVVDINFRLDSTALYADIVLPAASHYEKHDLNMTDMHTYVHPFTPAVEPLGEAKSDWQIFKELAQKIQAIARERDIDPIDDRKFDRQIDLQSVYDDYVRDWETGEDGALEEDRAACEAVLEHSTESNPEDGGQITFADTVEQPQRFEAAGDHWTSDLEEGTAYAPWKDFVQDKEPWPTFTGRQQYYIDHDWFLDLGEELPTHKRPVETNDQSEYPLRYNTPHGRWSIHSTWRDSEKMLQLNRGEPVVFINPEDAQHRGIEDGDTVEIYNDLATIEANAKIYPGSEPGTVRHYFAWERYQYPSRNNFNSLIPMYMKPTQLVQYPEDSGEHLHFFPNFWGPTGVNSDVRCDIRPKEGGDE from the coding sequence ATGAGCGACGCAAATCCATCCGACGACAGTACAGACGGCCTCTCGCGCCGTGACTTCCTGCTGGGTGCCGGGGCAGCCGGCGTGGTCGGCGCGACCGGCCTGACCGTTGCCGATCGGGCCCTGGACGGGCTGGAAGCCGTCGACGATCCCATCGGTAACTACCCCTACCGCGACTGGGAGGACTTCTATCGCGAGGAGTGGGACTGGGACTCCGTGGCCCGGTCGACCCATTCGGTCAACTGCACCGGCTCCTGTTCGTGGGACGTCTACGTCAAGAACGGCCAGGTCTGGCGCGAACAACAGGCCAACGACTACCCCCGCTTCGACGAGAGCCTCCCCGACCCCAATCCGCGAGGCTGCCAGAAAGGGGCCTGCTATAACGACTACGTCGACGCCGAACAGCGTGTCCAGTATCCCATGCGCCGGACCGGCGAGCGCGGCGCCGGCGAGTGGGAGCGCATCTCCTGGGACGAAGCCCTGACGGAGATCGCCGAGCACGTCATCGAAGAGATCCAGGACGGCCGATACGACGCTATCTCCGGGTTCACGCCGATCCCGGCGATGAGTCCCGTCTCCTTCGCCTCGGGCTCGCGGCTGATAAACCTGCTCGGCGGGGTCTCCCACTCCTTCTATGACTGGTACTCGGACCTGCCGCCGGGCCAGCCCATCACCTGGGGCCACCAGACCGACAACGCCGAGAGCGCCGACTGGCACAACGCCGAGTATATCATCGCGTGGGGATCGAACATCAACGTCACGCGCATCCCCGACGCGAAGTACTTCCTCGATGCCGGCTACGAGGGTGCCAAACGCGTCGGGATCTTCTCTGATTACTCCCAGACGGCCGTCCACACCGACGAGTGGATCGCACCGAATTCGGGGACGGACACTGCGCTGGCGCTGGGCATGGCTCGCACTATCGTCGAGGAAAACCGCTACGACGAGGCCCACCTGAAAGAACAGTCCGACATGCCCCTGCTCGTCCGGGATGACACAGGGAAGTTCCTCCGGGCAAGCGAAGTGCCCGGCCTCTCTGTCGACGCCGAGGAACCCGAGAAAGTCATGGTCATGCAGGACAGCGAGGGGACCCTCCGGGCCGCACCGGGATCGCTAGGTGAGCGGGAGGCCAAGTACGACGACTCGCTGTCGATTGAACTCGACTTCGACCCGCAACTCGCCGTCGATGCCACTGTCCAGACGACCGACGGGCAGATCTCGGTCACCTCGGTCTGGAACAACCTCCGGGAAGAGTTGGCGAACTACACGCCCGAGTACGTCCACGAGGAAACCGGCGTCGGGGCCGAAACCCATCAGAAGATCGCCCGGGAGTTTGCCGAAGTCGACCGCGCGAAGATTATCCACGGAAAGGGCGTCAACGACTGGTATCACAACGACCTGGGCAACCGCGCCATTCAACTACTCGTCACGCTGACGGGCCACATCGGCCGGAACGGCACCGGCGTCGATCACTACGTCGGCCAGGAGAAGATCTGGACCTTCCACGGCTGGAAGTCCCTCTCGTTCCCGACTGGCTCGGTCCGTGGCGTCCCGACGACGCTGTGGACCTACTACCACGCCGGTATCCTGGAGAACACCGATCCCGACACCCGTGCGAAGATCGAAGAATCCGTCGAGAAGGGCTGGATGCCCGTCTATCCCGAGGAACGCGAGAACGGTACTCGACCTGATCCGTCGACGATGTTCGTCTGGCGTGGCAACTTCTTCAACCAGGCGAAGGGCAACGTTGCCGTCGAGGAAGTCCTCTGGGATAAACTCGACCTGGTCGTGGACATCAACTTCCGGCTGGACTCGACGGCGCTGTACGCCGACATCGTCCTGCCGGCAGCCAGCCACTACGAGAAACACGACCTCAACATGACGGACATGCACACCTACGTGCATCCGTTCACGCCCGCCGTCGAACCCCTCGGCGAGGCCAAGTCCGACTGGCAGATATTCAAAGAACTCGCCCAGAAAATTCAGGCAATCGCCCGCGAGCGGGACATCGATCCGATCGACGACCGCAAGTTCGATCGCCAGATCGACCTCCAGTCAGTCTACGACGATTACGTCCGCGACTGGGAGACCGGCGAAGACGGTGCCCTGGAGGAGGACCGGGCGGCCTGTGAGGCCGTCCTCGAGCATTCGACGGAGAGCAATCCCGAGGACGGTGGACAGATCACCTTCGCCGACACCGTCGAGCAACCCCAGCGATTCGAGGCGGCGGGCGACCACTGGACGTCTGATCTCGAAGAGGGGACGGCCTACGCCCCCTGGAAGGACTTCGTCCAGGACAAAGAGCCCTGGCCCACCTTCACGGGTCGCCAGCAGTACTACATCGATCACGACTGGTTCCTGGATCTCGGCGAGGAACTGCCGACTCACAAGCGGCCGGTCGAGACCAACGACCAGAGCGAGTATCCCCTGCGGTACAACACGCCCCACGGCCGGTGGTCGATCCACTCGACGTGGCGCGACAGCGAGAAGATGCTCCAGCTCAACCGGGGCGAGCCCGTGGTGTTCATCAATCCCGAAGACGCCCAGCACCGCGGCATCGAGGACGGCGACACGGTCGAGATCTACAACGACCTGGCGACGATCGAGGCCAACGCCAAGATCTACCCCGGCAGCGAACCCGGGACCGTCCGGCATTACTTCGCCTGGGAGCGCTACCAGTACCCCAGCCGGAACAACTTCAACTCGCTGATCCCGATGTACATGAAACCCACACAGCTCGTCCAGTACCCCGAGGATTCGGGCGAGCATCTGCACTTCTTCCCGAACTTCTGGGGACCGACTGGCGTCAACAGCGACGTGCGCTGTGACATTCGGCCGAAAGAAGGAGGTGACGAGTGA
- a CDS encoding cytochrome b translates to MSRSQRVYAWFDDRLDLDEAEAFLGKAFPAEDSFLLGEVALFSFGMLVLTGIFLGFFYEPSTTEMTYEGSVAQFQGDSLPAAFGSVLQLTYDVPFGMFIRRFHHWAAHLFVASIGLHMLRVFFHGAYRKPREINWVVGTTLAILAMGAAYTGYALPFDEFASTATGIGFNIAGSIPILGDPIAAIVFGGDFPSSATIPRLFFLHVFIIPVLIAVGLAVHMGLLVRQKHTEAQREGDVEPVGSSATGTVDGRDRDTVDSEDDSVVVGLPAFPNQAAVSAVVFFLTLAALSLLAGFLPVHNIAEYGPNNPAGTPALIMPDWFFMWLYGFLKVLPSSLGFHLGPIEVSAEFLGGVALPSLVFLAVFAWPFIDRRRDSVHFTADPFERPVQTAVGVAGVVFIMIASIAGMNNLLAEAIGVSTDIVNLPLLFTMILGPVVAFGLVHWTINREREAAETPAQPDDDVGPVASTDTEDTIDPVEVPEDE, encoded by the coding sequence ATGTCCCGAAGCCAGCGCGTCTACGCGTGGTTCGACGATCGCCTCGATTTGGACGAGGCCGAGGCATTCCTCGGGAAGGCCTTCCCCGCCGAGGACTCGTTCCTGCTCGGGGAGGTCGCGCTGTTCTCCTTCGGAATGCTCGTATTGACGGGCATCTTCCTCGGCTTTTTCTACGAGCCCTCGACGACGGAGATGACCTACGAAGGCAGCGTCGCGCAGTTCCAGGGCGACTCGCTGCCCGCCGCATTCGGGAGCGTCCTTCAGCTCACCTACGACGTGCCCTTTGGCATGTTCATCCGGCGGTTCCACCACTGGGCGGCCCACCTCTTTGTCGCCTCGATCGGCCTGCACATGCTGCGGGTGTTCTTCCATGGCGCGTATCGCAAGCCGCGGGAGATCAACTGGGTCGTCGGAACCACGTTGGCGATCCTGGCGATGGGAGCGGCCTACACCGGCTACGCACTCCCGTTCGACGAGTTCGCCTCGACGGCGACCGGGATCGGCTTCAACATCGCCGGCTCGATCCCCATCCTGGGCGATCCGATCGCCGCGATCGTCTTCGGCGGGGATTTCCCATCCAGTGCGACGATCCCACGGTTGTTTTTCTTGCACGTCTTCATCATCCCGGTGTTGATCGCCGTCGGGCTGGCGGTCCACATGGGTCTGCTGGTCAGACAGAAACACACCGAAGCACAGCGCGAGGGTGACGTCGAGCCGGTCGGTTCTTCGGCCACCGGGACCGTCGACGGCCGCGACCGTGACACCGTCGATAGCGAAGACGACAGCGTCGTCGTCGGATTGCCGGCGTTCCCCAATCAAGCGGCGGTCAGTGCCGTCGTCTTCTTCCTCACGCTTGCGGCACTCTCGCTGCTCGCCGGGTTCCTGCCCGTCCACAACATCGCCGAGTACGGGCCGAACAACCCAGCCGGGACGCCGGCGTTGATCATGCCCGACTGGTTCTTCATGTGGCTCTACGGATTCCTGAAAGTCCTGCCGTCCTCGCTGGGCTTCCATCTCGGGCCGATCGAGGTCAGCGCTGAGTTCCTCGGCGGGGTCGCCCTCCCGTCGCTGGTCTTCCTGGCAGTGTTCGCCTGGCCCTTTATCGACCGTCGGCGAGACAGCGTTCACTTCACGGCCGATCCCTTCGAGCGGCCGGTCCAGACGGCCGTCGGCGTCGCCGGCGTCGTCTTCATTATGATCGCCTCGATCGCGGGCATGAACAACCTGCTCGCGGAAGCGATCGGGGTGTCGACGGACATCGTCAATCTGCCGCTGTTGTTCACAATGATACTCGGCCCCGTCGTCGCGTTCGGACTCGTCCACTGGACGATCAACCGCGAACGGGAGGCGGCCGAGACACCGGCCCAACCGGACGACGATGTCGGCCCAGTGGCGTCAACAGACACTGAGGACACGATAGACCCAGTGGAGGTGCCCGAAGATGAGTGA